AGGCCACGGCTCTGGCGGGCGGCTGAGCCACGACTTGATTCGAAGGGTGTTCCTGCCCAACCTGAGCAATCCCTCCCTTTGCGCGCTCAACGATGGCGCGGTGCTCGCGTTGCCCGATGGCGATGGCAGGCTGGTGGTATGCACGGACGCCCACGTTGTTCGACCGCTCTTCTTTCCCGGCGGTGATATTGGCCGGCTGGCTGTATGCGGCACGGTCAACGATCTGGCAATGATGGGCGCGCGCCCCTTGTGGCTCACCGCAGCCTTTGTGCTCGAAGAAGGATTGCCGATTGAGACATTGCAGCGCGTGGTTCGCTCAATGCAAGCTGCCGCAGCTGAAGCCGGGGTACAGGTCGTGGCCGGTGACACCAAAGTGGTAGAGCGGGGCAGCGCGGATGGGCTGTTCATCACCACGGCTGGCGTGGGATGGGTGCCCGCCGGCGTCGAGATATCCGGCGCTAACGCCCGCGCCGGCGATGTAGTGTTAATCTCCGGCACATTGGGTGATCACGGCATCGCTGTGCTAAGCGAGCGGGAAGGGTTGGGGTTTGAGACAGAACTCCAGAGCGACGTAGCGCCGCTCCACGAGCTGGTCAAGGCAATGCTGACAGCTGCCCCAGGAGCTGTCCATGCGCTGCGCGACCCCACGCGCGGCGGTCTAGCGACGACGTTGAACGAGATCGCAAGACAATCGGGCGTAGCCATCGAGATCGAGGAACGTGCCATTCCACTACATCCGGCTGTCCAGTCGGCCTGCGAGATGCTGGGGTTTGACCCGTTGTACGTCGCCAATGAAGGTAAGCTAGTCGCCTGTGTAGCACCGGAGGCCGCTGAGATAGTCCTGGCCGCTATGCGCGCCCATCCTTATGGCCGACAGGCTGCAGCGATCGGCCGCGTGAAAGAGGGCCCTGCCGGCCAAGTGACGCTCAAGACCCCCATCGGTGGCACGCGCCTTCTGGACATGTTGGCTGGCGAGATGCTTCCACGCATCTGCTGACCCTATATCTCATCTATTCAACTTGCGTTTTGTATATGGCTCCGTGTGCACCACGACATCTGCTCTTGGCAAGACGCGGCGTACCGCCTCCTCTGCCCGATCCGCAATTGCGTGAGCAGCTGTCAGGGATTGATCCCCTTTGACTTTCACGGTCACGTCTACGAAGATGTCAGCCCCAGAGCCGCGTACCCGTACATTCTCGCAATCTACCACGCCGGCTACCTGGCGCACCGCCGCTTTTACTTTCTCTACAGTGCCCTCCGGTGCCGTATCCATCAGCGCCGCGATTGCGCGTTGCCCCAGGCGAGCCCCCACCAAGATCACGATACATGAGACGCCGATCGCTGCGATCGCGTCGGCATGGGCGAAGAAGCGAAGCCTTGGCTCAGCCTCGGCTAAGCGCACACCGATCAGCCCAACGATCACAACCGAGGAGCTCCAGATGTCGGTGGAGAAATGGAGCGCGTCCGCTTCTAACGCTTGGCTCTCATGTTTGCGGGCGGCTTGCATTAGCACGCGCGAGCGCGAGACATCCACCACGATGGAGAGAGCCATCACCCCAAAAGCCCAAAGCGACGCGTCCACTTCGACAGTCTTGAAAAAGAGCCGCTGGATGGCCTCGTAGATCACCCAAGTCGCAGTGGCCAACAGTAACCCCGTCTCAGCCAGAGCCGATAGGTTCTCGACTTTGCCGTGGCCATATAGATGGCGGGCATCGGCCGGCCGATCGGCTACGCGCACCGCTATGAAGGTGATCACAGCCGCAGCCAGGTCTAACGCGGAATGCAGCGCCTCAGAGAGGATGCCTAGACTGCCGGTTAAGAGCCCGACGATCAGCTTGAGACCGGTCAACATCAACGCTGCCAGCACCGAGCTAAGCGCTGCCCATCCTTTCTCTCGAATAGCATCTGGTGATGACCGGGCAGAGCCCCACTGGCGCTTATCTCCACCTGCCCTGACCATATACCTCCTCGCAGGATCTTCCAGGTTTATATCTTCAAGAGAGGCTGATCTGTGAGCCCTCAGGTGTCTTGACGATGTCAATCCGCACGGGGAACATCTCTTTGAGCTCCTCGATGTGCGTGATGACCAGAATGCGCTCGAAGTCGTCCTGGATAGATTGGATAGCCTCCACCAGTCGCAGGCGTCCTTGCGCGTCCTGAGAGCCGAACCCCTCGTCGATGAAGAGGGTTCGCAAGCGGGTGCCCGCCCGCCGCGCTAAAAGCTTGCTTAGGGCAATGCGCAGCGCAAAGTTCACGCGAAAGCTCTCTCCGCCTGAGAACATCTCGTACGGCCGCGGTCCCAGCTCATCGCGGATGATGATGTCCAGTGTCTCAATAGGATCGCCCGTAGTCTTGCCCGTGCGCGTGGTCTCTAAGGAGACGAAGAGTCGTCCGTCCGTCATGCGCGTTAACAGCCGATTGGCCTCATCCTCGATCTCCGGGATCGCGGCTTCGATAATCATCGCCTGTAGCCCGCGCTTGCCGAACGCCTCTCGTAGCTCCTCATAGATCGCCTGCTCCTCACGGGCCTGTTGCAGCTCGCGCATCCGCTGGGCGCGCGTCTGCTCTAGAGCCTGACATGTGGCCAGCCGTTGCTGAGCTGCTCCCAGCAGCTCACGTGCCCGCTGCTCTTGCGTCGCCAGCTCCAGCACCACGCGATCTTGCTCTCGTACTGCTTCTTCAATCTGAGGCAACGCCTCTAGTCTCGCTCTCAGCGCGTCGCAGCGTTGTCTGTCTTCCGCCAGCGCCGCCCTCAGCGCGTCGCAACGCGCGGTCAACTGCGTCACCGATCGCTGTTCAGCCTCGATGCTGGCTAATGCCCGCTGCAGGTCGGCGTAACGCGTCTCGAACTGCGCCCAGGCGACGACAGCCTCTTGAGCGCGCCGATGCGCGTCCGCGTCATAGCCGATCTCCTGTTCCTGTTCGCTTAGCCGGGCGAGCGCGGCCCGTGCCTCAGGAGCATATTCGCCTCGCTCTAGCCGATGGCATAAGTTCGCCAGCTTCGCTTCAGCTTCAGCCAATGCCTCGGCTGATCGTCTCGCCTCGGCCAGGGCCATCTCCGCTTGGGTGGCCTGTCTCTGCCACTGCGTCTGTGCCTTTAGCTCGCGCTCGAGCTCTTGCAGACGCCCCTCCACTGCCCTGCGCTCGACCTCCAGCGTCTTGATACGCTGAACATTGATCCGAAACTGGTCGCCTCTAGCCTTACCATCCGCTTCAAGCTCTTGGACGAGACGGGCGCGGTCGGCTTCCACCAGTGGCTGACCGCAGAGAGGGCAGACAGCGCTGGCCGCCTGAAGAAGTTCTAACCTCTCCTTCAGGGATTCCATCTCAGCCTTGAGCAGCTCGTTTTGCGCGCGCAGACTGGCCGCTTCGTCTCCCAGCGCAGTCAGCCGCTGGCGCAGAGCAGCCGCCTCGGTGGCCTGGCTTTCCAACGTTTTTAGCCGCTCGTTGGCTTCGGCCGCCGCGTTTTCCAGCTCAGGTATGCGAGCGACCTGGTTCCGCCATTGGGCTATCTGTGCCTCCAAGGCTCGTATCTCCGCCTGCAGCGAGGCCTGAGCTGCCCGTATTTCGCCCTCTAGACGCGCTTGTTCCGTCTGCAGTCGTGAGAGGGCCAATTGCTTCTCACGCCAGGCCTCCTCCATCTCGCGCGCCTCCTGCCACCGCTGGTAGCCGGCCTCGATCTCGTCGCGCCGAGCAATGGTTTCCTCCAGCGCCTGCAGGCGACTTCGGCTTTCTTGGAGTTGTGACTCCAGCCGGCTGAGTTCAGCCGCATCTCGCCGTACACGCTGCTCCAAGTCGTTCAGCTCTCGCTGCTGGTTAAACAGATCGCGCTGGCAGGCTTGCAGTTCCTCCAGCTTGCGCTCTGCTTCGCGCAGCCGACTACTCAACTCGGCCACCTGGCGCGCGGCCTCCCGCTCCTGCTCTTCGTATTCCGGCTTGTGGGCGATCTCCTCGTCGAGCAGCCGGATCTGCTGGGAAAGCACGTTTACAATGGCCGCACGCTCGTGAGCTCGCTCCTTG
This genomic interval from Anaerolineae bacterium contains the following:
- the hypE gene encoding hydrogenase expression/formation protein HypE yields the protein MQHIIAIDGAYSSPPCGEAGDEFKAMEMGFTFEGLSCPVPLPDATLDRIVLGHGSGGRLSHDLIRRVFLPNLSNPSLCALNDGAVLALPDGDGRLVVCTDAHVVRPLFFPGGDIGRLAVCGTVNDLAMMGARPLWLTAAFVLEEGLPIETLQRVVRSMQAAAAEAGVQVVAGDTKVVERGSADGLFITTAGVGWVPAGVEISGANARAGDVVLISGTLGDHGIAVLSEREGLGFETELQSDVAPLHELVKAMLTAAPGAVHALRDPTRGGLATTLNEIARQSGVAIEIEERAIPLHPAVQSACEMLGFDPLYVANEGKLVACVAPEAAEIVLAAMRAHPYGRQAAAIGRVKEGPAGQVTLKTPIGGTRLLDMLAGEMLPRIC
- a CDS encoding cation diffusion facilitator family transporter; the encoded protein is MVRAGGDKRQWGSARSSPDAIREKGWAALSSVLAALMLTGLKLIVGLLTGSLGILSEALHSALDLAAAVITFIAVRVADRPADARHLYGHGKVENLSALAETGLLLATATWVIYEAIQRLFFKTVEVDASLWAFGVMALSIVVDVSRSRVLMQAARKHESQALEADALHFSTDIWSSSVVIVGLIGVRLAEAEPRLRFFAHADAIAAIGVSCIVILVGARLGQRAIAALMDTAPEGTVEKVKAAVRQVAGVVDCENVRVRGSGADIFVDVTVKVKGDQSLTAAHAIADRAEEAVRRVLPRADVVVHTEPYTKRKLNR
- a CDS encoding SMC family ATPase produces the protein MIPLKLKLRNFMCYRDNVPPLDFQGIHVACLTGDNGHGKSALLDAITWALWGRSRTADHDALIHLGQTEMEVEFEFALENTRYCVIRKRRKGDGRRSGQTILELQVWNGERYQPITEPTVRATEERLCQLLRLDYDTFINSAFLVQGRADEFATKRPGERKQVLANILGLDIYDRYEELAKERAHERAAIVNVLSQQIRLLDEEIAHKPEYEEQEREAARQVAELSSRLREAERKLEELQACQRDLFNQQRELNDLEQRVRRDAAELSRLESQLQESRSRLQALEETIARRDEIEAGYQRWQEAREMEEAWREKQLALSRLQTEQARLEGEIRAAQASLQAEIRALEAQIAQWRNQVARIPELENAAAEANERLKTLESQATEAAALRQRLTALGDEAASLRAQNELLKAEMESLKERLELLQAASAVCPLCGQPLVEADRARLVQELEADGKARGDQFRINVQRIKTLEVERRAVEGRLQELERELKAQTQWQRQATQAEMALAEARRSAEALAEAEAKLANLCHRLERGEYAPEARAALARLSEQEQEIGYDADAHRRAQEAVVAWAQFETRYADLQRALASIEAEQRSVTQLTARCDALRAALAEDRQRCDALRARLEALPQIEEAVREQDRVVLELATQEQRARELLGAAQQRLATCQALEQTRAQRMRELQQAREEQAIYEELREAFGKRGLQAMIIEAAIPEIEDEANRLLTRMTDGRLFVSLETTRTGKTTGDPIETLDIIIRDELGPRPYEMFSGGESFRVNFALRIALSKLLARRAGTRLRTLFIDEGFGSQDAQGRLRLVEAIQSIQDDFERILVITHIEELKEMFPVRIDIVKTPEGSQISLS